The following coding sequences are from one Ornithorhynchus anatinus isolate Pmale09 chromosome 11, mOrnAna1.pri.v4, whole genome shotgun sequence window:
- the SIDT2 gene encoding SID1 transmembrane family member 2 isoform X4, with translation MLGPAWPCLLLPLLPLLPPASAEAFWEAKNVSQKEGKFEVAYTDSVNSELVNIYSFNHTVTRNRTEGVRVSVNVLSKRPEAPVLFVVRQKEAVVSFQVPLILRGLFQRKYLYQDVGRTLCQPPTKREVELQNFFVDVSTLAPSNTAYQLRISRVKNFVLRTGELFNFNTTAAQPQFFKYEFPPDVDSVIVKVTSQTAFPCSVISVQDVLCPVYDLDNNVAFIGMYQTMTKKAAITVQRKDFSRSNSFYVVVVVKTEDQACGGALHYYPLGEDKPVDQGHRQKTLSVVVSPAVTSEAYVRGVLLCLGIFLSFYLLTVLLACWENWRQRKRGLQLTLDGHCSESGHHRVMPDCFPGCSPYEGYSYGSFENCSSSTEGLLDSSGTADVPYTYAGSEQFKRRFPLTPMRQLCIGMDRSLEPLGTRPRLESLSSVEEDDYDTLTDIESDKNVIRTKQYLYVADLARKDKRVLRKKYQIYFWNIATIAVFYALPVVQLVITYQTVVNVTGNQDICYYNFLCAHPLGNLSAFNNILSNLGYILLGLLFLLIILQREINYNRALLQSNLQALECGIPKHFGLFYAMGTALMMEGLLSACYHVCPNYTNFQFDTSFMYMIAGLCMLKLYQKRHPDINASAYSAYACLAIVIFFSVLGVVFGKGNTAFWIVFSVIHITATLLLSTQLYYMGRWKLDSGIFRRILYVLYTDCFRQCSGPLYVDRMVLLVMGNIINWSLAAYGLIIRPNDFASYLLVIGICNLLLYFAFYIIMKLRSGERIKLIPVLCIVTTSVVWGFALYFFFQGLSTWQKTPAESREHNRDCILLDFFDDHDIWHFLSSIAMFGSFLVLLTLDDDLDTVQRDKIYVF, from the exons ATGTtgggcccggcctggccctgccTGCTGCTGCCCCTGTTGCCCCTGCTGCCCCCCGCCTCGGCCGAGGCCTTCTGGGAGGCCAAGAACGTGTCCCAGAAGGAGGGCAAGTTTGAGGTGGCCTACACGGACTCCGTCAACAGCGAGCTGGTCAACATCTACTCCTTCAACCACACCGTCACCCGAAACAGG ACGGAGGGCGTGCGGGTGTCCGTGAACGTCCTGTCCAAGCGTCCGGAGGCCCCCGTGCTGTTTGTGGTGCGGCAGAAGGAGGCCGTGGTGTCTTTCCAGGTGCCGCTGATCCTACGCGGGCT CTTCCAGCGGAAGTACTTGTACCAGGATGTGGGGCGCACGCTGTGCCAGCCGCCTACCAAGCGGGAGGTCGAGCTCCAGAACTTCTTCGTGGACGTGTCCACCCTGGCCCCCAGCAACACGGCCTACCAGCTGCGCATCAGCCGCGTGAAGAACTTTGTGCTTAG gACTGGGGAGCTGTTCAACTTCAACACCACAGCGGCTCAGCCCCAG ttCTTCAAGTACGAGTTCCCCCCGGACGTGGATTCGGTGATCGTGAAAGTGACCTCCCAAACAGCCTTTCCCTGCTCCGTCATCTCTGTCCAAGATGTCCTG TGCCCCGTCTACGATCTGGATAACAACGTGGCCTTCATCGGCATGTACCAGACCATGACCAAGAAAGCCGCCATCACCGTCCAG CGGAAGGACTTCTCCAGAAGCAACAGTTTTtacgtggtggtggtggtgaagacGGAGGACCAGGCCTGCGGTGGTGCCCTCCACTACTACCCGCTGGGAGAAG ACAAACCGGTCGATCAAGGGCACCGCCAGAAAACCCTGTCCGTGGTGGTGTCGCCGGCGGTCACGT CGGAAGCATATGTCCGGGGTGTCCTCCTCTGCTTGGgcatctttctctccttctacctgcTTACCGTGCTGCTGGCCTGCTGGGAGAACTGGAG gcagaggaagagggggctgcAGCTGACCTTGGATGGACACTGCTCAGAGAGTG GTCACCACCGGGTCATGCCTGACTGCTTCCCTGGCTGCTCCCCATATGAGGGTTACAGCTACGGCTCCTTCG AGAACTGCTCCAGCTCCACGGAAGGGCTGCTGGACAGCTCGGGCACCGCCGACGTCCCCTACACCTATGCGG GCTCCGAGCAATTCAAACGGCGCTTCCCCTTGACCCCGATGCGGCAGCTGTGCATTGGCATGG ACCGGTCCCTGGAGCCTCTGGGCACCCGCCCGCGGCTGGAGTCGCTCAGCTCCGTGGAGGAGGATGACTACGACACGCTGACCGACATCGAGTCCGACAAGAACGTCATCCGCACCAAG CAATACCTGTACGTGGCAGACCTGGCCCGGAAAGACAAGCGAGTTCTACGCAAGAAATACCAGATCTACTTCTG GAACATCGCCACCATCGCCGTCTTCTACGCGCTCCCTGTGGTGCAGCTGGTGATCACATACCAGACG GTGGTGAATgtgactgggaatcaggacatctGCTACTACAACTTCCTCTGTGCCCACCCTCTGGGGAACCTAAG cgcctTCAACAACATCCTCAGCAATCTGGGCTACATCCTGCTgggcctcctcttcctgctcatcATTCTCCAGCGCGAGATCAACTACAACCGCGCCCTGCTGCAGAGCAACCTGCAAGCTCTG gagTGTGGGATCCCCAAGCATTTCGGGCTGTTCTACGCCATGGGCACGGCACTCATGATGGAGGGGCTGCTCAGCGCCTGCTACCACGTCTGCCCCAACTATACCAACTTCCAGTTCG ACACCTCGTTCATGTACATGATCGCGGGCCTCTGCATGCTGAAGCTGTACCAGAAGCGGCACCCTGACATTAATGCCAGCGCTTACAGCGCCTACGCCTGCCTGGCCATTGTCATCTTCTTCTCCGTGCTCGGCGTG GTGTTCGGCAAAGGCAACACGGCATTCTGGATCGTCTTCTCCGTCATCCATATCACGGCTACACTCCTACTCAGCACGCAGCTCTACTACATGGGCCGCTGGAAGCTCG ACTCGGGCATCTTCCGCCGCATCCTCTACGTGTTGTACACAGACTGCTTCCGCCAGTGCAGCGGACCCCTGTATGTG gacCGCATGGTGCTTCTGGTCATGGGCAACATCATCAACTGGTCCCT GGCCGCTTATGGACTGATCATTCGCCCCAATGACTTTGCCTCCTACCTGCTGGTCATTGGCATCTGTAACCTCCTCCTCTACTTCGCCTTCTACATCATCATGAAG CTCCGTAGCGGGGAGCGCATCAAACTGATCCCAGTGCTGTGCATCGTGACCACGTCCGTCGTGTGGGGCTTTGCTCTCTATTTCTTCTTCCAGGGCCTCAGCACCTGGCAG AAAACCCCAGCTGAGTCCCGAGAACACAATCGCGACTGCATCCTGCTCGACTTCTTCGATGACCACGACATCtggcacttcctctcctccatcgcCATGTTCGGCTCCTTTCTG GTGCTGCTGACCCTGGACGATGACCTGGACACAGTGCAGCGGGACAAGATCTACGTGTTTTAG
- the SIDT2 gene encoding SID1 transmembrane family member 2 isoform X1, which yields MLGPAWPCLLLPLLPLLPPASAEAFWEAKNVSQKEGKFEVAYTDSVNSELVNIYSFNHTVTRNRTEGVRVSVNVLSKRPEAPVLFVVRQKEAVVSFQVPLILRGLFQRKYLYQDVGRTLCQPPTKREVELQNFFVDVSTLAPSNTAYQLRISRVKNFVLRTGELFNFNTTAAQPQFFKYEFPPDVDSVIVKVTSQTAFPCSVISVQDVLCPVYDLDNNVAFIGMYQTMTKKAAITVQRKDFSRSNSFYVVVVVKTEDQACGGALHYYPLGEDKPVDQGHRQKTLSVVVSPAVTSEAYVRGVLLCLGIFLSFYLLTVLLACWENWRQRKRGLQLTLDGHCSESDSLLGHHRVMPDCFPGCSPYEGYSYGSFENCSSSTEGLLDSSGTADVPYTYAGSEQFKRRFPLTPMRQLCIGMDRSLEPLGTRPRLESLSSVEEDDYDTLTDIESDKNVIRTKQYLYVADLARKDKRVLRKKYQIYFWNIATIAVFYALPVVQLVITYQTVVNVTGNQDICYYNFLCAHPLGNLSAFNNILSNLGYILLGLLFLLIILQREINYNRALLQSNLQALECGIPKHFGLFYAMGTALMMEGLLSACYHVCPNYTNFQFDTSFMYMIAGLCMLKLYQKRHPDINASAYSAYACLAIVIFFSVLGVVFGKGNTAFWIVFSVIHITATLLLSTQLYYMGRWKLGPRTEGCRCPVDSGIFRRILYVLYTDCFRQCSGPLYVDRMVLLVMGNIINWSLAAYGLIIRPNDFASYLLVIGICNLLLYFAFYIIMKLRSGERIKLIPVLCIVTTSVVWGFALYFFFQGLSTWQKTPAESREHNRDCILLDFFDDHDIWHFLSSIAMFGSFLVLLTLDDDLDTVQRDKIYVF from the exons ATGTtgggcccggcctggccctgccTGCTGCTGCCCCTGTTGCCCCTGCTGCCCCCCGCCTCGGCCGAGGCCTTCTGGGAGGCCAAGAACGTGTCCCAGAAGGAGGGCAAGTTTGAGGTGGCCTACACGGACTCCGTCAACAGCGAGCTGGTCAACATCTACTCCTTCAACCACACCGTCACCCGAAACAGG ACGGAGGGCGTGCGGGTGTCCGTGAACGTCCTGTCCAAGCGTCCGGAGGCCCCCGTGCTGTTTGTGGTGCGGCAGAAGGAGGCCGTGGTGTCTTTCCAGGTGCCGCTGATCCTACGCGGGCT CTTCCAGCGGAAGTACTTGTACCAGGATGTGGGGCGCACGCTGTGCCAGCCGCCTACCAAGCGGGAGGTCGAGCTCCAGAACTTCTTCGTGGACGTGTCCACCCTGGCCCCCAGCAACACGGCCTACCAGCTGCGCATCAGCCGCGTGAAGAACTTTGTGCTTAG gACTGGGGAGCTGTTCAACTTCAACACCACAGCGGCTCAGCCCCAG ttCTTCAAGTACGAGTTCCCCCCGGACGTGGATTCGGTGATCGTGAAAGTGACCTCCCAAACAGCCTTTCCCTGCTCCGTCATCTCTGTCCAAGATGTCCTG TGCCCCGTCTACGATCTGGATAACAACGTGGCCTTCATCGGCATGTACCAGACCATGACCAAGAAAGCCGCCATCACCGTCCAG CGGAAGGACTTCTCCAGAAGCAACAGTTTTtacgtggtggtggtggtgaagacGGAGGACCAGGCCTGCGGTGGTGCCCTCCACTACTACCCGCTGGGAGAAG ACAAACCGGTCGATCAAGGGCACCGCCAGAAAACCCTGTCCGTGGTGGTGTCGCCGGCGGTCACGT CGGAAGCATATGTCCGGGGTGTCCTCCTCTGCTTGGgcatctttctctccttctacctgcTTACCGTGCTGCTGGCCTGCTGGGAGAACTGGAG gcagaggaagagggggctgcAGCTGACCTTGGATGGACACTGCTCAGAGAGTG ACTCTCTCCTTG GTCACCACCGGGTCATGCCTGACTGCTTCCCTGGCTGCTCCCCATATGAGGGTTACAGCTACGGCTCCTTCG AGAACTGCTCCAGCTCCACGGAAGGGCTGCTGGACAGCTCGGGCACCGCCGACGTCCCCTACACCTATGCGG GCTCCGAGCAATTCAAACGGCGCTTCCCCTTGACCCCGATGCGGCAGCTGTGCATTGGCATGG ACCGGTCCCTGGAGCCTCTGGGCACCCGCCCGCGGCTGGAGTCGCTCAGCTCCGTGGAGGAGGATGACTACGACACGCTGACCGACATCGAGTCCGACAAGAACGTCATCCGCACCAAG CAATACCTGTACGTGGCAGACCTGGCCCGGAAAGACAAGCGAGTTCTACGCAAGAAATACCAGATCTACTTCTG GAACATCGCCACCATCGCCGTCTTCTACGCGCTCCCTGTGGTGCAGCTGGTGATCACATACCAGACG GTGGTGAATgtgactgggaatcaggacatctGCTACTACAACTTCCTCTGTGCCCACCCTCTGGGGAACCTAAG cgcctTCAACAACATCCTCAGCAATCTGGGCTACATCCTGCTgggcctcctcttcctgctcatcATTCTCCAGCGCGAGATCAACTACAACCGCGCCCTGCTGCAGAGCAACCTGCAAGCTCTG gagTGTGGGATCCCCAAGCATTTCGGGCTGTTCTACGCCATGGGCACGGCACTCATGATGGAGGGGCTGCTCAGCGCCTGCTACCACGTCTGCCCCAACTATACCAACTTCCAGTTCG ACACCTCGTTCATGTACATGATCGCGGGCCTCTGCATGCTGAAGCTGTACCAGAAGCGGCACCCTGACATTAATGCCAGCGCTTACAGCGCCTACGCCTGCCTGGCCATTGTCATCTTCTTCTCCGTGCTCGGCGTG GTGTTCGGCAAAGGCAACACGGCATTCTGGATCGTCTTCTCCGTCATCCATATCACGGCTACACTCCTACTCAGCACGCAGCTCTACTACATGGGCCGCTGGAAGCTCG GGCCAAGGACTGAGGGCTGCCGTTGCCCCGTAGACTCGGGCATCTTCCGCCGCATCCTCTACGTGTTGTACACAGACTGCTTCCGCCAGTGCAGCGGACCCCTGTATGTG gacCGCATGGTGCTTCTGGTCATGGGCAACATCATCAACTGGTCCCT GGCCGCTTATGGACTGATCATTCGCCCCAATGACTTTGCCTCCTACCTGCTGGTCATTGGCATCTGTAACCTCCTCCTCTACTTCGCCTTCTACATCATCATGAAG CTCCGTAGCGGGGAGCGCATCAAACTGATCCCAGTGCTGTGCATCGTGACCACGTCCGTCGTGTGGGGCTTTGCTCTCTATTTCTTCTTCCAGGGCCTCAGCACCTGGCAG AAAACCCCAGCTGAGTCCCGAGAACACAATCGCGACTGCATCCTGCTCGACTTCTTCGATGACCACGACATCtggcacttcctctcctccatcgcCATGTTCGGCTCCTTTCTG GTGCTGCTGACCCTGGACGATGACCTGGACACAGTGCAGCGGGACAAGATCTACGTGTTTTAG
- the SIDT2 gene encoding SID1 transmembrane family member 2 isoform X7, giving the protein MLGPAWPCLLLPLLPLLPPASAEAFWEAKNVSQKEGKFEVAYTDSVNSELVNIYSFNHTVTRNRTEGVRVSVNVLSKRPEAPVLFVVRQKEAVVSFQVPLILRGLFQRKYLYQDVGRTLCQPPTKREVELQNFFVDVSTLAPSNTAYQLRISRVKNFVLRTGELFNFNTTAAQPQFFKYEFPPDVDSVIVKVTSQTAFPCSVISVQDVLCPVYDLDNNVAFIGMYQTMTKKAAITVQRKDFSRSNSFYVVVVVKTEDQACGGALHYYPLGEDKPVDQGHRQKTLSVVVSPAVTSEAYVRGVLLCLGIFLSFYLLTVLLACWENWRQRKRGLQLTLDGHCSESGHHRVMPDCFPGCSPYEGYSYGSFENCSSSTEGLLDSSGTADVPYTYADRSLEPLGTRPRLESLSSVEEDDYDTLTDIESDKNVIRTKQYLYVADLARKDKRVLRKKYQIYFWNIATIAVFYALPVVQLVITYQTVVNVTGNQDICYYNFLCAHPLGNLSAFNNILSNLGYILLGLLFLLIILQREINYNRALLQSNLQALECGIPKHFGLFYAMGTALMMEGLLSACYHVCPNYTNFQFDTSFMYMIAGLCMLKLYQKRHPDINASAYSAYACLAIVIFFSVLGVVFGKGNTAFWIVFSVIHITATLLLSTQLYYMGRWKLDSGIFRRILYVLYTDCFRQCSGPLYVDRMVLLVMGNIINWSLAAYGLIIRPNDFASYLLVIGICNLLLYFAFYIIMKLRSGERIKLIPVLCIVTTSVVWGFALYFFFQGLSTWQKTPAESREHNRDCILLDFFDDHDIWHFLSSIAMFGSFLVLLTLDDDLDTVQRDKIYVF; this is encoded by the exons ATGTtgggcccggcctggccctgccTGCTGCTGCCCCTGTTGCCCCTGCTGCCCCCCGCCTCGGCCGAGGCCTTCTGGGAGGCCAAGAACGTGTCCCAGAAGGAGGGCAAGTTTGAGGTGGCCTACACGGACTCCGTCAACAGCGAGCTGGTCAACATCTACTCCTTCAACCACACCGTCACCCGAAACAGG ACGGAGGGCGTGCGGGTGTCCGTGAACGTCCTGTCCAAGCGTCCGGAGGCCCCCGTGCTGTTTGTGGTGCGGCAGAAGGAGGCCGTGGTGTCTTTCCAGGTGCCGCTGATCCTACGCGGGCT CTTCCAGCGGAAGTACTTGTACCAGGATGTGGGGCGCACGCTGTGCCAGCCGCCTACCAAGCGGGAGGTCGAGCTCCAGAACTTCTTCGTGGACGTGTCCACCCTGGCCCCCAGCAACACGGCCTACCAGCTGCGCATCAGCCGCGTGAAGAACTTTGTGCTTAG gACTGGGGAGCTGTTCAACTTCAACACCACAGCGGCTCAGCCCCAG ttCTTCAAGTACGAGTTCCCCCCGGACGTGGATTCGGTGATCGTGAAAGTGACCTCCCAAACAGCCTTTCCCTGCTCCGTCATCTCTGTCCAAGATGTCCTG TGCCCCGTCTACGATCTGGATAACAACGTGGCCTTCATCGGCATGTACCAGACCATGACCAAGAAAGCCGCCATCACCGTCCAG CGGAAGGACTTCTCCAGAAGCAACAGTTTTtacgtggtggtggtggtgaagacGGAGGACCAGGCCTGCGGTGGTGCCCTCCACTACTACCCGCTGGGAGAAG ACAAACCGGTCGATCAAGGGCACCGCCAGAAAACCCTGTCCGTGGTGGTGTCGCCGGCGGTCACGT CGGAAGCATATGTCCGGGGTGTCCTCCTCTGCTTGGgcatctttctctccttctacctgcTTACCGTGCTGCTGGCCTGCTGGGAGAACTGGAG gcagaggaagagggggctgcAGCTGACCTTGGATGGACACTGCTCAGAGAGTG GTCACCACCGGGTCATGCCTGACTGCTTCCCTGGCTGCTCCCCATATGAGGGTTACAGCTACGGCTCCTTCG AGAACTGCTCCAGCTCCACGGAAGGGCTGCTGGACAGCTCGGGCACCGCCGACGTCCCCTACACCTATGCGG ACCGGTCCCTGGAGCCTCTGGGCACCCGCCCGCGGCTGGAGTCGCTCAGCTCCGTGGAGGAGGATGACTACGACACGCTGACCGACATCGAGTCCGACAAGAACGTCATCCGCACCAAG CAATACCTGTACGTGGCAGACCTGGCCCGGAAAGACAAGCGAGTTCTACGCAAGAAATACCAGATCTACTTCTG GAACATCGCCACCATCGCCGTCTTCTACGCGCTCCCTGTGGTGCAGCTGGTGATCACATACCAGACG GTGGTGAATgtgactgggaatcaggacatctGCTACTACAACTTCCTCTGTGCCCACCCTCTGGGGAACCTAAG cgcctTCAACAACATCCTCAGCAATCTGGGCTACATCCTGCTgggcctcctcttcctgctcatcATTCTCCAGCGCGAGATCAACTACAACCGCGCCCTGCTGCAGAGCAACCTGCAAGCTCTG gagTGTGGGATCCCCAAGCATTTCGGGCTGTTCTACGCCATGGGCACGGCACTCATGATGGAGGGGCTGCTCAGCGCCTGCTACCACGTCTGCCCCAACTATACCAACTTCCAGTTCG ACACCTCGTTCATGTACATGATCGCGGGCCTCTGCATGCTGAAGCTGTACCAGAAGCGGCACCCTGACATTAATGCCAGCGCTTACAGCGCCTACGCCTGCCTGGCCATTGTCATCTTCTTCTCCGTGCTCGGCGTG GTGTTCGGCAAAGGCAACACGGCATTCTGGATCGTCTTCTCCGTCATCCATATCACGGCTACACTCCTACTCAGCACGCAGCTCTACTACATGGGCCGCTGGAAGCTCG ACTCGGGCATCTTCCGCCGCATCCTCTACGTGTTGTACACAGACTGCTTCCGCCAGTGCAGCGGACCCCTGTATGTG gacCGCATGGTGCTTCTGGTCATGGGCAACATCATCAACTGGTCCCT GGCCGCTTATGGACTGATCATTCGCCCCAATGACTTTGCCTCCTACCTGCTGGTCATTGGCATCTGTAACCTCCTCCTCTACTTCGCCTTCTACATCATCATGAAG CTCCGTAGCGGGGAGCGCATCAAACTGATCCCAGTGCTGTGCATCGTGACCACGTCCGTCGTGTGGGGCTTTGCTCTCTATTTCTTCTTCCAGGGCCTCAGCACCTGGCAG AAAACCCCAGCTGAGTCCCGAGAACACAATCGCGACTGCATCCTGCTCGACTTCTTCGATGACCACGACATCtggcacttcctctcctccatcgcCATGTTCGGCTCCTTTCTG GTGCTGCTGACCCTGGACGATGACCTGGACACAGTGCAGCGGGACAAGATCTACGTGTTTTAG